The proteins below come from a single Gordonia pseudamarae genomic window:
- a CDS encoding sodium-dependent transporter: MASADTAGTSAPGQNRETWTRNSGFIFAAIGSAVGLGNIWRFPGVAYESGGGAFLIPYLIALLTAGIPILFLDYAIGHRHRGTAPLAFRRIKKPAEALGWFQTMLLFLISIYYAAVIAWALSYFFYSFTQKWGDDPADFFVNKYLKVDDPGVSTTVVGHVALPLLAVWLVALVVLALGVAKGVEKMNYIFIPLLFVGFTGLVIRAVTLDGAVDGLNALFTPDWGALTDLDVWIAAYSQIFFSLSIAFGIMIAYSSFQRRKANMTSSGLVVAFANSSFEILAGIGVFSALGFLAHQQQVAVADLEGLTGPILSFVTFPAVISEMPGSAFFGVLFFGSLVIAGFTSLISLLIGVSNGIQEKFGIGRTTAAVGVTVVCGLISLGLFSTTTGLIALDTIDMFANNVGVVSSAIIMTVFTVWVARNADLLRLHLSAVSTFKVGRWWIVLIGVVGPVFLTIMLVDKLLSVIQDGYEGYPTWYIGVFGWGVIAVAIIGAIALTLPSWRGRDDPGFVPWPPEAELLNREKEAVR, encoded by the coding sequence GTGGCAAGTGCGGACACGGCCGGTACGAGTGCGCCGGGCCAGAACAGGGAGACCTGGACGCGCAACTCCGGTTTCATCTTCGCCGCCATCGGTTCGGCGGTGGGGCTGGGAAACATCTGGCGTTTTCCCGGCGTCGCCTACGAGAGCGGTGGCGGCGCATTCCTGATTCCTTATCTGATCGCGCTGCTGACAGCGGGTATTCCGATCCTGTTCCTCGATTATGCGATCGGCCACCGCCACCGGGGGACCGCGCCGCTCGCGTTCCGCAGGATCAAAAAGCCGGCGGAAGCACTGGGCTGGTTCCAGACGATGCTGCTGTTCCTCATCTCGATCTACTACGCCGCCGTGATCGCCTGGGCACTGAGCTACTTCTTCTATTCGTTCACCCAGAAATGGGGCGACGATCCGGCCGACTTCTTCGTCAACAAGTACCTCAAGGTCGACGATCCGGGCGTGTCGACGACCGTCGTCGGACATGTCGCACTGCCGCTGCTCGCGGTCTGGCTGGTCGCGCTGGTGGTTCTGGCGCTGGGCGTGGCCAAGGGCGTCGAGAAGATGAATTACATATTCATCCCGCTGTTGTTCGTCGGTTTCACCGGACTGGTCATCCGCGCGGTCACCCTCGACGGTGCGGTCGACGGACTCAACGCCCTGTTCACACCTGATTGGGGTGCGCTCACCGATCTGGACGTGTGGATCGCGGCCTACAGTCAGATCTTCTTCTCGCTGTCGATCGCGTTCGGCATCATGATCGCCTACTCCTCGTTCCAGCGCCGTAAGGCGAACATGACCAGTTCCGGTCTCGTGGTGGCATTCGCCAATTCGTCGTTCGAGATACTGGCGGGTATCGGGGTGTTCAGCGCGCTCGGTTTCCTCGCACATCAGCAGCAGGTCGCGGTGGCCGACCTCGAAGGCCTCACCGGTCCGATCCTGTCCTTCGTCACGTTTCCCGCGGTGATCTCGGAGATGCCCGGGTCGGCATTCTTCGGTGTCTTGTTCTTCGGGTCGTTGGTGATCGCGGGTTTCACGTCGCTGATCTCGTTGCTGATCGGCGTTTCCAACGGCATTCAGGAGAAGTTCGGAATCGGCCGGACGACGGCTGCCGTCGGTGTCACCGTCGTCTGCGGACTGATCTCGCTGGGCCTGTTCTCGACCACCACCGGCCTCATCGCGCTCGACACCATCGACATGTTCGCCAACAACGTGGGTGTGGTGTCCTCCGCGATCATCATGACGGTGTTCACGGTGTGGGTCGCCCGCAACGCGGATCTGCTGCGACTGCATCTGAGTGCGGTGTCGACGTTCAAGGTGGGGCGGTGGTGGATCGTCCTGATCGGTGTCGTCGGACCGGTATTCCTGACGATCATGCTGGTCGACAAGCTCCTGTCGGTGATCCAGGACGGCTACGAGGGCTATCCGACGTGGTACATCGGTGTGTTCGGCTGGGGTGTGATAGCCGTGGCGATCATCGGCGCGATCGCGCTGACCCTGCCGTCGTGGCGCGGCCGGGACGATCCGGGCTTCGTGCCGTGGCCTCCGGAGGCCGAACTGCTCAACCGGGAGAAGGAGGCGGTCCGATGA
- the ahcY gene encoding adenosylhomocysteinase — translation MTSVDTLNGIDFKVADLALAEFGRKEIDLAEHEMPGLMSLRREYADVLPLKGARVSGSLHMTVQTAVLIETLVALGAEVRWASCNIFSTQDHAAAAVVVGPHGTVEEPKGVPVFAWKGETLEEYWWAAEQMLTWPGEPANMILDDGGDATMLVLRGAEFEKAGVVPPADDDHSAEYKVFLELLRTSFENDKTKWSTISDSVQGVTEETTTGVLRLYQFAAAGDLTFPAINVNDSVTKSKFDNKYGTRHSLVDGINRGTDVLIGGKKVLVCGYGDVGKGCAESLAGQGARVQVTEIDPINALQALMDGFDVVTVEQAIGEADIVITSTGNLGIITLDHMKRMKNQAILGNIGHFDNEIDMAGLEGSGATCLNIKPQVDKWTFDDGKSIIVLSEGRLLNLGNATGHPSFVMSNSFSNQVIAQIELWTKNDEYDNEVYRLPKHLDEKVARIHVEALGGTLTKLSKEQAEYIGVDVEGPYKPEHYRY, via the coding sequence ATGACATCTGTGGACACGCTCAACGGGATCGACTTCAAGGTCGCCGACCTGGCGCTGGCCGAGTTCGGCCGCAAGGAGATCGACCTGGCCGAACACGAGATGCCGGGTCTGATGTCGCTGCGCCGCGAGTACGCCGATGTGCTGCCGCTCAAGGGCGCGCGCGTCTCGGGTTCGCTGCACATGACCGTGCAGACCGCCGTCCTCATCGAGACGCTCGTCGCTCTCGGGGCCGAGGTCCGCTGGGCGTCGTGCAACATCTTCTCCACCCAGGACCATGCCGCCGCGGCCGTGGTCGTCGGCCCGCACGGCACCGTCGAGGAGCCCAAGGGCGTGCCGGTGTTCGCGTGGAAGGGCGAAACGCTCGAGGAATACTGGTGGGCCGCCGAGCAGATGCTGACCTGGCCGGGCGAGCCGGCCAACATGATCCTCGATGACGGCGGCGATGCCACCATGCTGGTGCTGCGCGGAGCCGAATTCGAGAAGGCCGGTGTGGTGCCGCCGGCCGACGACGATCATTCGGCCGAGTACAAGGTGTTCCTGGAACTGCTGCGCACGTCGTTCGAGAACGACAAGACCAAATGGTCGACGATCTCCGACTCGGTGCAGGGTGTCACCGAGGAGACCACCACCGGTGTGCTCCGTCTGTACCAGTTCGCCGCAGCCGGTGATCTGACATTCCCGGCGATCAACGTCAACGACTCGGTCACCAAGAGCAAGTTCGACAACAAGTACGGCACCCGCCACTCGCTGGTCGACGGCATCAACCGCGGTACCGACGTCCTCATCGGCGGCAAGAAGGTGCTCGTCTGCGGCTACGGCGACGTGGGCAAGGGATGTGCCGAATCGCTCGCCGGACAGGGCGCGCGCGTGCAGGTCACCGAGATCGATCCGATCAACGCGCTGCAGGCGCTGATGGACGGCTTCGACGTGGTGACCGTGGAGCAGGCGATCGGCGAGGCCGACATCGTCATCACCTCCACCGGCAACCTGGGCATCATCACCCTCGACCACATGAAGCGGATGAAGAACCAGGCCATCCTGGGCAACATCGGTCACTTCGACAACGAGATCGACATGGCCGGCCTGGAGGGTTCGGGCGCCACCTGCCTCAACATCAAGCCGCAAGTCGACAAGTGGACCTTCGACGACGGCAAGTCGATCATCGTGCTCAGCGAGGGCCGCCTGCTCAACCTCGGCAACGCCACCGGCCACCCGTCGTTCGTGATGAGCAACAGTTTCTCCAACCAGGTCATCGCGCAGATCGAGCTGTGGACGAAGAACGACGAGTACGACAACGAGGTCTACCGTCTGCCCAAGCACCTCGATGAGAAGGTCGCCCGCATCCACGTCGAGGCACTCGGCGGCACCCTCACCAAGCTCTCCAAGGAGCAGGCCGAGTACATCGGGGTCGACGTCGAAGGCCCGTACAAGCCGGAGCACTACCGCTACTGA
- a CDS encoding ComF family protein: MSTPHQLKAFCGKVIRAGIDLAVPLCCAGCDRPGIRWCPRCAAVLTDSPIAITTRVPVPAPVWACGRYRGPARRAVIAGKEHGRTDLAAPLGAALAHALRVLAHWGELPDGPLLQLLPAPTRATSARRRGGDTVTAMTRAAATGLGARVRVVPALYTAAWTADSAGLSAAERTRNLSGRIRSRTHTRLHPRAVTVLVDDVITTGTTAAESARVLAARGIALDAVLVLAAA, encoded by the coding sequence GTGAGCACACCACATCAGCTGAAGGCGTTCTGCGGGAAAGTGATTCGGGCGGGCATCGACCTGGCCGTGCCGCTGTGCTGCGCCGGCTGCGATCGTCCCGGCATCCGCTGGTGTCCGCGGTGTGCCGCGGTGCTGACGGATTCGCCCATCGCGATCACCACCCGGGTGCCCGTGCCCGCCCCCGTGTGGGCGTGCGGGCGGTATCGGGGCCCGGCCCGGCGGGCGGTGATCGCGGGCAAGGAACACGGCCGCACCGACCTGGCGGCACCCCTGGGCGCCGCACTGGCACACGCCCTGCGCGTGCTGGCGCACTGGGGCGAGCTGCCCGACGGTCCGCTGCTGCAACTGCTGCCCGCCCCCACCCGGGCGACGTCGGCCCGGCGGCGCGGCGGCGACACCGTCACGGCGATGACCCGCGCGGCGGCAACCGGGCTGGGCGCCCGCGTCCGGGTGGTGCCGGCCCTGTACACCGCGGCCTGGACGGCAGATTCAGCGGGCCTGTCGGCGGCCGAACGCACCCGCAACCTGTCCGGCCGGATCCGGTCGAGAACACACACGCGCCTGCACCCGCGCGCCGTCACGGTCCTGGTCGACGACGTGATCACCACCGGCACCACCGCCGCCGAATCGGCCAGGGTCCTGGCCGCCCGGGGAATCGCACTCGACGCGGTACTGGTCCTCGCCGCCGCTTAG
- the hpf gene encoding ribosome hibernation-promoting factor, HPF/YfiA family — protein sequence MSSVIHRKGQREPKVDARAIRDDEIDSAFVVPPGTIESAEPAEPDAAVEFTGRNVTIPDHYRVHVRDKLARLERFDPGIFRFDVRLSHERNRRQSKVCQQVELTAIGKGPVVRGQAGGENFYSALETAVSKLESGLRRVKDRRRVSHGNRTPISVATATEVGAPPLRGDQLAHELSQPVDESEQTWDDGVTERTPGQIVRVKEHKAPPMTVDDALYEMELVGHDFFLFHDKETDKPSVVYRRHAFDYGLIRLADTH from the coding sequence ATGTCCAGTGTCATCCACCGCAAGGGCCAGCGTGAACCGAAAGTCGACGCGCGAGCGATCCGCGACGACGAGATCGATTCGGCATTCGTCGTGCCGCCGGGGACCATCGAGTCCGCCGAGCCCGCGGAGCCTGACGCCGCCGTCGAGTTCACCGGCCGCAACGTGACCATTCCCGACCACTATCGGGTCCACGTGCGCGACAAGCTCGCTCGGCTCGAACGTTTTGATCCTGGAATCTTCCGCTTCGACGTGCGGTTGAGCCACGAACGTAACCGCAGACAGTCCAAGGTGTGTCAGCAGGTGGAGCTCACCGCCATCGGCAAGGGGCCGGTGGTCCGCGGCCAGGCGGGTGGGGAGAACTTCTACTCCGCACTCGAGACCGCGGTCAGCAAACTCGAATCCGGCCTGCGCCGGGTCAAGGACCGCCGGCGTGTCTCGCACGGCAACCGCACCCCGATCTCGGTGGCAACGGCGACCGAGGTCGGCGCACCGCCACTGCGAGGTGATCAGCTCGCCCACGAACTGTCACAGCCGGTGGACGAGAGCGAGCAGACCTGGGACGACGGCGTCACCGAACGCACACCGGGGCAGATCGTCCGCGTCAAGGAGCACAAGGCGCCGCCGATGACCGTCGACGACGCCCTCTACGAGATGGAACTCGTCGGTCACGACTTCTTCCTCTTCCATGACAAGGAGACCGACAAGCCGTCCGTGGTGTACCGGCGCCACGCGTTCGACTACGGACTTATCCGCCTGGCCGACACGCACTGA
- the mtrB gene encoding MtrAB system histidine kinase MtrB produces the protein MIGRSRRINSTLGQITRAAARFGRSSSRIWRRSLQLRVVVSTLLLSLVVLMVLGLVLVSQITDSLLNVKLAAATEALDRSRVTVERDLSSSDGAMSTENRLRQTRSLLTDRRSGSGQGTDDVGTFDTVLIVRNSVRDSAETGAGPGNEIPDNLRDMVQGGQVAYQYSSVDNGSGTDVPALIIGTPTNSAIAGLELYLVFPLTNEQNMVNLVRGTLLTGGVVLLGLLAAIAWLVSRQVVIPVRSASRIAVRFADGRLKERMPVRGEDDIARLAMSFNDMAESLSKQITHLEEFGGLQRQFTSDVSHELRTPLTTVRMASDVLYEARDELDPMYKRSVELLDKELDRFETLLTELLEISRHDAGMAELAAERMDMAIPIEGAIATVRHLAEDTGTTLVFDLPEEPVLAEIDPRRVERILRNLLANAIDHGERKPVTLTMRSDGDAVAITVRDNGIGLRPGEEKLVFNRFWRSDPSRFRRSGGTGLGLAISIEDARLHQGRLEAWGEPGNGACFRLTLPLVRGHKVLGSPLPLKQPGHPKAAVTEGELT, from the coding sequence GTGATCGGACGTTCCAGGAGAATCAACAGCACCCTGGGGCAGATCACCCGGGCGGCCGCACGATTCGGCCGCTCGTCGAGCAGGATCTGGCGGCGCTCGCTGCAACTGCGAGTGGTGGTCTCCACACTGTTGCTGTCGTTGGTGGTGTTGATGGTGCTCGGTCTGGTTCTGGTCAGCCAGATCACCGACAGCCTGCTCAACGTGAAGCTGGCCGCCGCCACCGAGGCACTCGACCGCTCCCGTGTCACCGTCGAACGAGACCTGTCGAGCAGCGACGGTGCGATGTCCACCGAGAACCGGCTGCGTCAGACCCGGTCACTGCTCACCGATCGTAGGTCGGGCTCCGGCCAGGGAACCGACGACGTCGGAACGTTCGACACCGTGCTGATCGTGCGCAATTCGGTCCGCGACAGTGCCGAGACCGGCGCCGGACCGGGCAACGAGATCCCCGACAACCTGCGCGACATGGTGCAGGGCGGGCAGGTGGCCTACCAGTACTCGTCCGTCGACAACGGCTCCGGCACCGATGTTCCGGCACTCATCATCGGCACCCCCACCAACTCGGCGATCGCCGGGCTCGAACTGTATCTGGTGTTCCCGCTGACCAACGAACAGAACATGGTGAACCTCGTGCGCGGCACCCTGCTCACCGGCGGAGTGGTGTTGCTCGGACTGCTGGCCGCCATCGCCTGGCTCGTGTCGCGGCAGGTGGTGATCCCGGTCCGATCCGCATCGCGCATCGCCGTGCGTTTCGCCGACGGCCGGCTCAAAGAACGCATGCCGGTCCGCGGTGAGGACGACATCGCGCGTCTGGCGATGTCGTTCAACGACATGGCCGAAAGCCTGTCCAAACAGATCACCCACCTCGAGGAGTTCGGCGGCCTCCAACGCCAGTTCACCTCCGACGTCAGCCACGAACTGCGGACGCCGCTCACCACCGTCCGGATGGCCTCGGATGTGCTGTACGAGGCCCGCGACGAACTCGACCCCATGTATAAGCGGTCGGTCGAACTGCTCGACAAGGAGCTCGACCGATTCGAGACGCTGCTCACCGAGCTCCTGGAGATCTCCCGGCACGACGCGGGCATGGCCGAACTCGCCGCCGAGCGCATGGACATGGCCATCCCGATCGAGGGCGCCATCGCCACCGTCCGCCATCTCGCCGAGGACACCGGCACGACACTGGTGTTCGACCTGCCCGAGGAACCCGTACTGGCCGAGATCGACCCGCGCCGTGTCGAGCGGATCCTGCGCAACCTTCTCGCCAACGCCATCGACCACGGTGAACGCAAACCCGTCACCCTGACCATGCGTTCGGACGGCGACGCCGTTGCCATCACCGTGCGTGACAACGGCATCGGGTTGCGGCCGGGGGAGGAGAAGCTGGTCTTCAACCGTTTCTGGCGTTCGGATCCGTCCAGGTTCCGGCGATCGGGCGGTACGGGACTCGGCCTGGCCATCAGCATTGAGGACGCCCGGCTGCATCAGGGCCGGCTCGAGGCGTGGGGCGAACCGGGCAACGGCGCCTGCTTCCGGCTCACGCTGCCACTCGTGCGCGGCCACAAGGTGCTCGGCAGCCCGCTGCCCCTCAAACAACCCGGCCATCCCAAGGCCGCCGTCACCGAAGGTGAGCTCACATGA
- a CDS encoding WXG100 family type VII secretion target has translation MSNNGVIAYNFAGLDTLSGDLKSQFAKLGALADELKTQVNKLGANWQSQEGAASYQAAQNKWDIAFADVRTQLNGLGSGVENAGVMMRNADRRVRDSFA, from the coding sequence ATGTCCAACAACGGCGTCATCGCCTACAACTTCGCCGGCCTCGACACTCTTTCCGGTGACCTCAAGAGCCAGTTCGCCAAGCTCGGCGCGCTCGCCGACGAGCTCAAGACCCAGGTCAACAAGCTCGGTGCGAACTGGCAGTCACAGGAGGGTGCCGCGTCATATCAGGCGGCGCAGAACAAGTGGGACATCGCTTTCGCCGATGTCCGCACCCAGCTCAACGGCCTCGGCAGCGGTGTCGAGAACGCGGGCGTGATGATGCGCAACGCCGACCGCCGGGTGCGCGACAGCTTCGCCTGA
- a CDS encoding LpqB family beta-propeller domain-containing protein, producing the protein MTARNRATIIGALLTVLAVVAGCGAIPDNSSPQPIRAFHRENPPNAVPVPQADMDSEALVRAFVKATANPRGNYRAARKFLTRTASAQWDSSGDMVVVDEVNVFIDERSATTVRLRLVGDNVGTLRPDGQLLPATGRVAATFDLRLVNDQWRIDGRLPSGTLIDKNQFESLYRSATLYFPNNERTALVPDPRWLYAGTDTDPGTLIRRLIAGPAADLRAAAGTAFPRTAALRGKVGAVADGGVQVPLTGIGEQSDADQQLMVAQIVWTLEGLEIAGPYQITDDGHPIREDHADGWQSTDVAGLDPNGTVTADAGLSVIRDGALLRVGATTTPVAGELGTGDDLRSASISPDGKRVAGVLARRPGAASSELVAAPYGGAPTTLVVADSIARPSFGHDAGTIWSVVDGRVQRWERGEDGADHMSAVDITAVNNVVRGAVTELQVAPDGVRVAMVVDGQLVFAVVSTNIEGRVMLSGPRIAAYNVGSRVTAIDWASPTTLVLARDAPESPVLQLSINGTQAVGLLSGNLSPPVRSVAADLSTVYVGDSRGVLSLGSTNGEPDQYWTEVESAMTPGATPVLP; encoded by the coding sequence ATGACCGCCCGCAACCGGGCGACGATCATCGGTGCGTTGCTCACGGTGCTCGCCGTCGTCGCCGGCTGCGGAGCGATACCCGACAACTCCTCGCCCCAGCCTATCCGCGCCTTCCATCGCGAGAACCCGCCCAACGCGGTACCCGTGCCGCAGGCCGACATGGATTCGGAGGCACTGGTGCGTGCCTTCGTCAAGGCCACCGCCAACCCGCGCGGCAACTACCGCGCCGCTCGCAAGTTCCTCACCAGAACCGCCTCCGCACAGTGGGACTCCAGCGGTGACATGGTTGTCGTCGATGAGGTCAATGTGTTCATCGACGAGCGCAGCGCCACCACCGTGCGGTTACGGCTCGTCGGCGACAACGTGGGCACACTGCGTCCCGACGGCCAACTCCTGCCCGCCACCGGACGTGTCGCGGCCACTTTCGATCTGCGCCTCGTCAACGATCAGTGGCGTATCGACGGCCGCCTGCCCAGCGGCACGCTCATCGACAAGAACCAATTCGAATCGCTCTACCGGTCGGCCACTCTCTACTTCCCGAACAACGAGCGCACCGCCCTGGTACCCGATCCGCGCTGGCTGTACGCGGGCACCGACACCGACCCCGGCACCCTCATCCGGCGACTCATCGCCGGACCGGCCGCCGACCTGCGCGCCGCCGCGGGCACCGCCTTCCCCCGGACCGCCGCGTTGCGCGGCAAGGTCGGCGCCGTCGCCGACGGTGGGGTTCAGGTGCCGCTGACGGGCATCGGTGAACAGTCCGATGCCGACCAGCAACTCATGGTCGCGCAGATCGTGTGGACCCTCGAAGGGCTGGAGATCGCCGGTCCCTACCAGATCACCGATGACGGCCACCCGATCCGCGAGGACCACGCCGACGGCTGGCAGAGCACCGATGTCGCCGGACTCGATCCCAACGGAACCGTCACCGCGGACGCCGGACTCAGCGTCATCCGGGATGGCGCGCTTCTGCGGGTCGGTGCCACCACCACCCCGGTGGCCGGTGAACTCGGTACCGGTGACGATCTGCGCAGCGCCTCGATCTCGCCCGACGGCAAACGGGTCGCCGGGGTGCTGGCCCGCAGGCCCGGCGCCGCATCCTCCGAACTCGTCGCCGCCCCCTACGGCGGCGCGCCCACCACGCTCGTGGTCGCCGACTCGATCGCCCGGCCGTCCTTCGGTCATGACGCCGGGACGATCTGGTCGGTCGTCGATGGCCGGGTCCAGCGATGGGAACGTGGTGAGGACGGTGCGGACCACATGTCCGCCGTCGACATCACCGCTGTCAACAACGTCGTTCGTGGCGCCGTCACCGAACTGCAGGTCGCTCCCGACGGTGTGCGCGTGGCGATGGTCGTCGACGGTCAGCTGGTGTTCGCCGTCGTCTCCACCAACATCGAGGGCCGGGTCATGCTCAGTGGTCCCCGCATCGCCGCCTACAACGTCGGCAGCCGGGTCACCGCCATCGACTGGGCCTCACCGACGACGCTCGTCCTGGCCCGGGACGCGCCCGAATCACCGGTACTGCAGCTGTCCATCAACGGCACCCAGGCGGTGGGGCTGCTCAGCGGAAACCTGTCACCGCCTGTGCGTTCGGTCGCCGCGGACCTGTCCACGGTCTACGTCGGCGACAGCCGCGGCGTGCTCAGTCTGGGCAGCACCAACGGCGAGCCCGACCAGTACTGGACGGAGGTCGAGAGCGCGATGACCCCAGGAGCCACACCGGTATTGCCGTGA
- a CDS encoding cation diffusion facilitator family transporter: MSAEGSKRAIIAALLANAGIAAAKFAGFLITGSSSMAAEAVHSVADTSNQGLLLLGQNRAAKKANRLHPFGYGRSRYFYSFVVALVLFTLGSMFAIYEGIEKIRHAHDHGLESPIVAVVILVVAICLESYSFRTAYKESKPLKGDATWWQFIRNARTPELPVVLLEDTGALIGLVLALGGVGLTMITDDAIWDGVGTLSIGVLLGIIAVVLIVEMHSLLIGEGATDTEERTLLTELAATDGVDRVIHMKTQYLGPDEMLVAAKIAISPGSDIGKIADTIDAAELRVRTSLPQARLIYLEPDIDKGGDDRS, translated from the coding sequence GTGTCCGCAGAGGGATCCAAGCGCGCGATCATCGCCGCGCTGCTGGCCAACGCAGGAATCGCCGCAGCCAAGTTCGCGGGCTTCCTCATCACCGGATCGTCATCGATGGCCGCCGAAGCGGTGCATTCGGTGGCCGACACCTCCAATCAGGGCCTGCTGCTGCTGGGGCAGAACCGCGCGGCCAAGAAGGCCAACCGGCTGCACCCGTTCGGCTACGGCCGCAGCCGCTACTTCTACTCGTTCGTGGTCGCGCTCGTGCTGTTCACCCTCGGGTCGATGTTCGCGATCTACGAGGGCATCGAGAAGATCCGGCACGCGCACGACCACGGACTCGAGTCACCGATCGTCGCGGTGGTGATCCTGGTGGTCGCGATCTGCCTGGAGAGCTACAGCTTCCGGACCGCCTACAAGGAATCCAAGCCGCTCAAGGGCGATGCCACCTGGTGGCAGTTCATCCGCAACGCACGGACCCCCGAGCTTCCCGTCGTGCTGCTGGAGGACACCGGTGCGCTCATCGGTCTGGTCCTGGCGCTCGGCGGTGTCGGACTGACGATGATCACCGACGACGCCATCTGGGACGGCGTGGGCACACTGTCGATCGGGGTGCTGCTCGGCATCATCGCGGTCGTGCTGATCGTCGAGATGCACAGCCTGCTGATCGGTGAGGGTGCCACCGACACGGAGGAACGGACACTGCTCACCGAGTTGGCCGCGACCGACGGCGTCGACCGGGTCATCCACATGAAGACCCAGTACCTCGGTCCCGACGAGATGCTCGTCGCGGCCAAGATCGCCATCTCCCCGGGCAGCGACATCGGGAAGATCGCCGACACCATCGACGCGGCGGAACTTCGTGTGCGCACCTCACTCCCGCAGGCGCGGCTGATCTATCTCGAACCCGATATCGACAAGGGTGGGGACGACCGGAGCTGA
- a CDS encoding dTMP kinase — protein sequence MSQLIAIEGLDGAGKNTLVTALTAIWQSGGLRVAHFTFPRYGRSVHADLAAEALHGGHGDLRESVYAMALLFALDRRAAHASIAAAVADCDIVICDRYVASNAAYNAGRLGQDADGEVVTWVDELEFGRFGLPVPDRHVLLGVTPEVAMSRARGREESAARERDFYERDNSLQHRVDVVYHQLARTHWHSPWIVTDGADPAELAHRLRS from the coding sequence ATGAGCCAACTCATCGCCATCGAAGGGCTCGACGGTGCGGGCAAGAACACTCTCGTGACGGCGCTGACCGCCATCTGGCAGTCCGGGGGGCTGCGCGTGGCACATTTCACCTTCCCCCGCTACGGCCGGTCGGTGCACGCCGACCTGGCCGCCGAGGCCCTGCACGGCGGCCACGGTGATCTGCGCGAGAGCGTCTACGCCATGGCGTTGCTGTTCGCGCTGGACCGGCGTGCGGCGCATGCGTCCATCGCCGCGGCGGTCGCCGACTGCGACATCGTCATCTGCGATCGGTATGTGGCCTCCAACGCCGCGTACAACGCCGGGCGGCTCGGGCAGGACGCCGACGGCGAGGTGGTGACATGGGTGGACGAGCTGGAGTTCGGCCGGTTCGGTCTGCCGGTCCCCGACCGGCACGTGCTGCTGGGAGTGACCCCCGAGGTCGCGATGTCGCGGGCCCGCGGGCGCGAGGAATCCGCCGCGCGCGAACGCGACTTCTACGAGCGCGACAACAGCCTGCAACACCGCGTCGACGTCGTCTATCACCAGCTGGCGCGCACACACTGGCATTCACCGTGGATCGTCACCGACGGCGCCGACCCGGCCGAACTCGCCCACCGATTGCGTTCGTGA
- the mtrA gene encoding MtrAB system response regulator MtrA — MGSMKPRILVVDDDAALAEMLTIVLRGEGFEPFVVGDGTQALTAVREIRPDLVLLDLMLPGMNGIDVCRVLRADSGVPIVMLTAKSDTVDVVLGLESGADDYMVKPFKPKELVARIRARLRRTDDEPAELLSIGPVEIDVPAHKVSRDGVPISLTPLEFDLLVALARKPRQVFTRDVLLEQVWGYRHPADTRLVNVHVQRLRAKVETDPENPEIVLTVRGVGYKAGPP, encoded by the coding sequence ATGGGATCCATGAAGCCACGGATCCTTGTTGTCGACGACGATGCCGCGCTCGCCGAAATGCTGACGATCGTGCTCCGTGGCGAAGGTTTCGAACCGTTCGTGGTGGGCGACGGGACCCAGGCGCTGACGGCGGTCCGCGAGATCAGGCCTGACCTGGTGTTGCTCGACCTGATGCTCCCGGGCATGAACGGTATCGACGTATGCCGGGTGCTGCGTGCCGATTCGGGCGTGCCGATCGTCATGCTCACCGCCAAATCCGACACCGTCGACGTCGTCCTCGGACTGGAGTCCGGCGCCGACGACTACATGGTGAAGCCGTTCAAACCGAAGGAACTCGTCGCCCGCATCCGCGCCCGGCTGCGCCGAACCGACGACGAGCCGGCCGAGCTCCTGTCGATCGGGCCGGTCGAGATCGACGTGCCCGCGCACAAGGTCAGCCGCGACGGTGTCCCGATCTCCCTCACCCCGCTCGAATTCGATCTGCTCGTGGCACTGGCCCGTAAGCCGCGACAGGTGTTCACCCGCGATGTGCTCCTCGAACAGGTTTGGGGCTACCGGCATCCCGCCGACACCCGGCTGGTCAACGTGCACGTGCAGCGACTGCGCGCGAAAGTCGAAACCGACCCGGAGAACCCGGAGATCGTGCTGACCGTGAGAGGGGTCGGCTACAAGGCCGGACCGCCGTGA
- a CDS encoding methionine/alanine import family NSS transporter small subunit, with product MSTSAIVMLIIAVTIVWGGLVAAIVFIRRYPDVVDGPFEDPDLVHEDEVRAGLPHPTRDT from the coding sequence ATGAGCACGTCCGCGATCGTGATGCTGATCATCGCGGTCACCATCGTGTGGGGAGGGCTGGTGGCCGCCATCGTGTTCATCAGGCGGTACCCCGACGTGGTGGATGGCCCGTTCGAGGACCCGGACCTGGTGCATGAGGACGAGGTACGCGCCGGGCTGCCCCATCCCACCCGCGACACCTGA